Proteins encoded by one window of Pelecanus crispus isolate bPelCri1 chromosome 8, bPelCri1.pri, whole genome shotgun sequence:
- the MATR3 gene encoding matrin-3 isoform X1, whose translation MSKSFQQSSLSRDSQGHGRDLSAGIGLLAAATQSLNMPASLGRMNQGTARLASLMNLGMSSSLNQQGSHSALSSGSTSSHNLQSIFNIGSRGPLPLSSQHRGDADQATNILASFGLSARDLDELSRYPEDKITPENLPQILLQLKRRRAEEGYGRDGRSSTREPPYRVPRDDWEEKRHFRRDSFDDRGPSLNPVVDYDHGSRSQESGYYDRMDYEDDRLRDGERCRDESFYGETSHNYHKFDSEYDRMGRGPGPERSLFEKKRGAPPNSNIEDFHGFLPKGYPHLCSICDMPVHSNKEWNHHINGATHSRRCQLLLEIYPEWNPDSDSGHGMGDPFMLQQSTNPAPGILGPPPPPFHLGGPPVGPRGAGNGNMQGPRHMQKGRVETSRVVHIMDFQRGKNLRYQLLQLVEPFGIITNHLILNKINEAFIEMSTTEDAQAAVEYYSTTPALVFGKPVRVHLSQKYKRIKKPEGKPDQKTEPPKPELGRVIHLSNLPHSGYSDNAVLKLAEPYGKIKNYILMRMKSQAFIEMETREDALAMVEHCANKALWFQGRCVKVDLSEKYKKLVLRIPNKGVELLKKDKTRKRTYSPDSKDSPSDKKSKTDATQKPESGSVEDKAKEEKQDDAAEPSGAKSSEQADQDEPSLLLESEDELLVDEEEAAALLESGSSAGDDADVANLADVTTEEKKDTADDVAVKTEGNVVANPATKKKLKKRYVGGFPRSMEGFVTLDEVGDEEDSDHQKLRKSGLAVKSAGKNDDSLAEIKVDKIEEPEQENETLENGTKTEENSKAETVEASDTTAAQDTEKNVHENTDTQDEQETKNVQEKSLVPDEFRIGPYQPNIPVGVNYVVPKTGFYCKLCSLFYTNEDVAKKTHCSSLPHYQKLKKILDKMAEDHRQKKEA comes from the exons GCAGGAATAGGCCTTCTTGCTGCTGCTACCCAGTCTTTAAATATGCCAGCATCTCTTGGAAGGATGAACCAGGGTACTGCACGCCTTGCTAGCTTAATGAATCTTGGAATGAGTTCTTCATTGAACCAACAAGGATCTCATAGTGCACTGTCTTCTGGTAGTACCTCTTCCCATAATTTGCAGTCTATATTTAACATTGGAAGTAGAGGTCCACTCCCTTTGTCTTCTCAGCACCGTGGAGATGCAGACCAGGCCACTAACATTTTGGCCAGCTTTGGTCTGTCTGCTAGAGACTTAGATGAACTGAGTCGCTATCCCGAGGACAAGATTACTCCTGAAAACTTGCCTCAGATCCTTCTACAACTTAAAAGGAGGAGAGCTGAAGAAGGTTATGGTAGAGATGGCAGATCATCCACACGGGAACCACCGTACAGAGTACCTAGGGATgattgggaagaaaaaaggcattttagaaGAGATAGCTTTGATGATCGTGGTCCTAGTCTCAACCCAGTGGTTGACTATGACCATGGAAGTCGTTCTCAAGAATCTGGTTATTATGACAGAATGGATTATGAAGATGACAGATTAAGAGATGGAGAAAGGTGTAGGGATGAATCTTTTTATGGTGAGACTTCGCATAACTATCATAAATTTGACAGTGAGTATGACAGAATGGGTCGTGGTCCTGGTCCCGAGAGATCTCTCTTTGAGAAAAAGAGAGGTGCTCCTCCAAATAGCAATATTGAAGACTTCCATGGATTCTTACCGAAGGGTTATCCCCATCTGTGCTCTATATGTGATATGCCAGTTCATTCTAATAAG GAGTGGAACCATCATATCAATGGAGCGACTCACAGTCGACGTTGTCAGCTGCTGCTTGAAAT ataCCCAGAATGGAATCCTGACAGTGATTCAGGACATGGAAT GGGTGATCCCTTTATGTTGCAGCAATCCACAAACCCTGCACCTGGAATTCTGggaccaccaccacctccattTCACCTTGGAGGACCTCCTGTTGGGCCAAGAG GAGCTGGAAATGGAAATATGCAAGGACCAAGACACATGCAAAAGGGCAGAGTG GAAACAAGCAGAGTTGTTCACATCATGGATTTCCAGAGGGGAAAGAACTTGAGATATCAGCTGCTTCAGCTTGTCGAACCATTTGGAATAATTACAAATCACCTGATTCTAAACAAAATCAATGAG GCATTTATCGAAATGTCAACCACTGAAGATGCCCAGGCTGCAGTAGAATACTATTCAACAACACCCGCACTGGTATTTGGTAAACCAGTCAGAGTCCACTtgtcacagaaatacaaaagaataaag aaaccTGAGGGTAAACCTGACCAAAAAACTGAGCCGCCAAAACCAGAACTTGGTCGTGTGATTCACCTCAGTAATTTACCTCATTCAGGATACTCTGACAACGCAGTACTCAAACTGGCTGAACCATATGGAAAAATTAAGAACTACATACTCATGAGAATGAAAAGCCAG GCTTTCATTGAGATGGAGACCAGAGAGGATGCTTTAGCTATGGTTGAGCATTGTGCCAACAAAGCGCTTTGGTTCCAAGGCAGATGTGTGAAAGTGGatttatctgaaaaatacaagaaactGGTGTTAAGG attccAAACAAAGGAGTTGAACTGCTGAAAAAGGATAAAACTAG aaagagaaCATATTCTCCAGACAGCAAAGATTCTCCAAGTGATAAGAAGTCTAAAACAGATGCTACTCAGAAACCTGAAAGTGGCAGTGTAGAAGATAAAGCgaaagaggagaaacaagatGATGCTGCTGAGCCATCAGGCGCTAAAAGTAGTGAACAGGCAGACCAAGATGAGCCTAGCTTACTCCTTGAATCTGAAGATGAGCTGCTAGTGGatgaggaggaagcagcagcactgttaGAAAGTGGCAGCTCAGCGGGAGATGATGCAGATGTTGCCAATTTAGCTGATGTgactactgaagaaaaaaaggacacagCTGATGATGTGGCCGTAAAAACTGAGGGGAATGTTGTGGCCAATCcagcaacaaagaaaaagcttaaaaag CGATACGTGGGTGGTTTTCCACGGAGCATGGAAGGTTTTGTCACTCTAGATGAGGTTGGTGATGAAGAAGACTCGGATCATCAAAAACTCCGCAAGTCGGGTTTGGCAGTAAAATCTGCTGGCAAAAATGATGATAGTTTGGCAGAAATCAAGGTAGACAAGATTGAGGAGCcagagcaggaaaatgaaaCGTTAGAAAATGGAACCAAAACCGAAGAGAATTCGAAGGCTGAAACTGTTGAAGCTTCTGATaccacagcagcacaggatACTGAGAAAAATGTCCATGAAAATACAGACACCCAGGATGAACAGGAAACAAAGAATGTCCAAGAGAAATCTCTTGTTCCAGATGAATTTAGGATTGGGCCATACCAGCCAAACATTCCTGTTG GTGTGAATTATGTGGTACCCAAAACAGGGTTTTATTGCAAATTGTGTTCCCTGTTCTACACAAATGAAGATGTTGCAAAAAAGACCCATTGCAGCAGCCTTCCTCATTATCAAAAGTTGAAG aaaattctgGATAAAATGGCAGAAGACCACAGGCAAAAGAAGGAAGCTtag
- the PAIP2 gene encoding polyadenylate-binding protein-interacting protein 2 isoform X1 — protein MKDPSRSSTSPSIISEDVIINGHSHEDDNPFAEYMWMENEEEFNRQIEEELWEEEFIERCFQEMLEEEEEHEWFIPARDLPQTMDQIQDQFNDLVISDSSSLEDLVVKSNLNPNAKEFVPGVKYLNI, from the exons ATGAAAGACCCAAGTCGCAGCAGTACTAGCCCGAGCATCATCAGTGAAGATGTGATTATAAATGGTCATTCTCATGAAGATGACAATCCCTTTGCGGAGTACATGTGGATGGAGAACGAAGAGGAATTTAACAGGCAG ATCGAAGAGGAGTTGTGGGAAGAAGAATTTATTGAGCGCTGTTTCCAGGAGAtgctggaagaagaggaggagcatGAATGGTTTATTCCAGCCCGTGATCTCCCACAAACAATGGATCAAATCCAGGACCAGTTCAATGACCTTGTTATCAGTGACAGCTCATCACTGGAGGATCTGGTG GTCAAGAGTAATCTGAATCCAAACGCAAAGGAGTTTGTTCCTGGGGTGAAGTACTTAAATATTTGA
- the PAIP2 gene encoding polyadenylate-binding protein-interacting protein 2 isoform X2 yields MKDPSRSSTSPSIISEDVIINGHSHEDDNPFAEYMWMENEEEFNRQDGDSASQEGLIGDRRPCWSTLLGKSLSRCFVRGLNCLDSGLEHMVMSPYSPELCVLSTK; encoded by the exons ATGAAAGACCCAAGTCGCAGCAGTACTAGCCCGAGCATCATCAGTGAAGATGTGATTATAAATGGTCATTCTCATGAAGATGACAATCCCTTTGCGGAGTACATGTGGATGGAGAACGAAGAGGAATTTAACAGGCAG GACGGAGACAGTGCCTCACAAGAAGGATTGATTGGAGACCGCCGTCCTTGCTGGAGTACTTTACTGGGGAAATCACTAAGTCGGTGTTTCGTGCGGGGTTTGAATTGTCTGGACAGTGGCTTAGAGCATATGGTGATGAGTCCCTACTCCCCAGAGCTGTGCGTCTTGAGCACCAAGTGA
- the MATR3 gene encoding matrin-3 isoform X2 produces the protein MGDPFMLQQSTNPAPGILGPPPPPFHLGGPPVGPRGAGNGNMQGPRHMQKGRVETSRVVHIMDFQRGKNLRYQLLQLVEPFGIITNHLILNKINEAFIEMSTTEDAQAAVEYYSTTPALVFGKPVRVHLSQKYKRIKKPEGKPDQKTEPPKPELGRVIHLSNLPHSGYSDNAVLKLAEPYGKIKNYILMRMKSQAFIEMETREDALAMVEHCANKALWFQGRCVKVDLSEKYKKLVLRIPNKGVELLKKDKTRKRTYSPDSKDSPSDKKSKTDATQKPESGSVEDKAKEEKQDDAAEPSGAKSSEQADQDEPSLLLESEDELLVDEEEAAALLESGSSAGDDADVANLADVTTEEKKDTADDVAVKTEGNVVANPATKKKLKKRYVGGFPRSMEGFVTLDEVGDEEDSDHQKLRKSGLAVKSAGKNDDSLAEIKVDKIEEPEQENETLENGTKTEENSKAETVEASDTTAAQDTEKNVHENTDTQDEQETKNVQEKSLVPDEFRIGPYQPNIPVGVNYVVPKTGFYCKLCSLFYTNEDVAKKTHCSSLPHYQKLKKILDKMAEDHRQKKEA, from the exons AT GGGTGATCCCTTTATGTTGCAGCAATCCACAAACCCTGCACCTGGAATTCTGggaccaccaccacctccattTCACCTTGGAGGACCTCCTGTTGGGCCAAGAG GAGCTGGAAATGGAAATATGCAAGGACCAAGACACATGCAAAAGGGCAGAGTG GAAACAAGCAGAGTTGTTCACATCATGGATTTCCAGAGGGGAAAGAACTTGAGATATCAGCTGCTTCAGCTTGTCGAACCATTTGGAATAATTACAAATCACCTGATTCTAAACAAAATCAATGAG GCATTTATCGAAATGTCAACCACTGAAGATGCCCAGGCTGCAGTAGAATACTATTCAACAACACCCGCACTGGTATTTGGTAAACCAGTCAGAGTCCACTtgtcacagaaatacaaaagaataaag aaaccTGAGGGTAAACCTGACCAAAAAACTGAGCCGCCAAAACCAGAACTTGGTCGTGTGATTCACCTCAGTAATTTACCTCATTCAGGATACTCTGACAACGCAGTACTCAAACTGGCTGAACCATATGGAAAAATTAAGAACTACATACTCATGAGAATGAAAAGCCAG GCTTTCATTGAGATGGAGACCAGAGAGGATGCTTTAGCTATGGTTGAGCATTGTGCCAACAAAGCGCTTTGGTTCCAAGGCAGATGTGTGAAAGTGGatttatctgaaaaatacaagaaactGGTGTTAAGG attccAAACAAAGGAGTTGAACTGCTGAAAAAGGATAAAACTAG aaagagaaCATATTCTCCAGACAGCAAAGATTCTCCAAGTGATAAGAAGTCTAAAACAGATGCTACTCAGAAACCTGAAAGTGGCAGTGTAGAAGATAAAGCgaaagaggagaaacaagatGATGCTGCTGAGCCATCAGGCGCTAAAAGTAGTGAACAGGCAGACCAAGATGAGCCTAGCTTACTCCTTGAATCTGAAGATGAGCTGCTAGTGGatgaggaggaagcagcagcactgttaGAAAGTGGCAGCTCAGCGGGAGATGATGCAGATGTTGCCAATTTAGCTGATGTgactactgaagaaaaaaaggacacagCTGATGATGTGGCCGTAAAAACTGAGGGGAATGTTGTGGCCAATCcagcaacaaagaaaaagcttaaaaag CGATACGTGGGTGGTTTTCCACGGAGCATGGAAGGTTTTGTCACTCTAGATGAGGTTGGTGATGAAGAAGACTCGGATCATCAAAAACTCCGCAAGTCGGGTTTGGCAGTAAAATCTGCTGGCAAAAATGATGATAGTTTGGCAGAAATCAAGGTAGACAAGATTGAGGAGCcagagcaggaaaatgaaaCGTTAGAAAATGGAACCAAAACCGAAGAGAATTCGAAGGCTGAAACTGTTGAAGCTTCTGATaccacagcagcacaggatACTGAGAAAAATGTCCATGAAAATACAGACACCCAGGATGAACAGGAAACAAAGAATGTCCAAGAGAAATCTCTTGTTCCAGATGAATTTAGGATTGGGCCATACCAGCCAAACATTCCTGTTG GTGTGAATTATGTGGTACCCAAAACAGGGTTTTATTGCAAATTGTGTTCCCTGTTCTACACAAATGAAGATGTTGCAAAAAAGACCCATTGCAGCAGCCTTCCTCATTATCAAAAGTTGAAG aaaattctgGATAAAATGGCAGAAGACCACAGGCAAAAGAAGGAAGCTtag
- the SLC23A1 gene encoding solute carrier family 23 member 1 — MGTRSGDLAQPQNGNAALAPAGPAHPPGKKLPVVGRDPGAGTGSPRPEVDMLYRIEDVPPWYLCILLGFQHYLTCFSGTIAVPFLLAESLCVAKDQLTVSYLIGTIFTCVGITTLIQTTVGIRLPLFQASALAFLVPAKSILALEKWRCPPEEQIYGNWTLPLNTSHIWQPRMREIQGAIVVSSLVEVAIGLLGLPGALLSYIGPLTVTPTISLIGLSVFQAAGERAGSHWGIAALTIFLIILFAQYLRHITVWLPGYRRGNGFVLLRVQIFKMFPIILAIMVVWLLCYVLTRTGVFPSQPEAYGYKARTDARGEILSVAPWFRVPYPCQWGLPTVTSAAVLGMFSATLAGIIESIGDYYSCARLAGAPAPPVHAINRGIFTEGISCIIAGLLGTGNGSTSSSPNIGVLGITKVGSRRVIQYGAGIMLVLGTIGKFTALFASLPDPILGGMFCTLFGMITAVGLSNLQFVDMNSSRNLFVLGFAMFFGLALPNYLDSHPKAINTGVPELDQILTVLLTTEMFVGGTIAFILDNTIPGTQEERGLVQWKAGAHSDSTVRASLRSYDFPFGMSAVRRSRWLKHVPICPVFTGFKARARGSGAVTAAAADVQDNADGLSVCTKV; from the exons AACGGGAACGCAGCTCttgcccccgccggccccgcgcatCCCCCTGGGAAGAAGCTTCCTGTGGTGGGCAGG GACCCTGGGGCAGGCACCGGGTCCCCCCGGCCGGAGGTGGACATGCTCTACAGGATTGAGGACGTGCCCCCCTGGTACCTCTGCATCCTGCTTGGCTTCCAG CACTACCTGACCTGCTTCAGCGGCACCATCGCTGTCCCCTTCCTGCTGGCCGAGAGCCTGTGCGTGGCCAAGGACCAGCTCACTGTCAGCTACCTCATCGGCACCATCTTCACCTGCGTCGGCATCACCACCCTCATCCAGACCACCGTGGGCATCAG GCTGCCCCTCTTCCAGGCTAGTGCACTGGCCTTTCTTGTCCCTGCCAAGTCCATCCTGGCCCTGGAGAAGTGGCGATGCCCACCTGAAG agCAGATCTACGGCAACTGGACGCTGCCGCTCAACACATCCCACATCTGGCAGCCCCGCATGCGAGAG ATCCAGGGGGCCATCGTGGTGTCCAGCCTGGTGGAGGTGGCCATCGGGCTGCTGGGCCTCCCCGGGGCACTGCTCAGCTACATCGGGCCGCTGACCGTCACGCCCACCATCTCCCTCATCGGGCTCTCCGTCTTCCAGGCGGCCGGCGAGCGGGCTGGCTCCCACTGGGGCATTGCCGCACT aaccATCTTCCTGATCATCCTGTTTGCCCAGTACCTGCGGCACATCACCGTCTGGCTGCCTGGCTACCGGCGGGGCAATGGCTTCGTCCTGCTCCGTGTCCAGATCTTCAAGATGTTCCCG ATCATCCTGGCCATCATGGTGGTGTGGCTGCTCTGCTACGTGCTAACGCGCACCGGTGTCTTCCCCAGCCAGCCCGAGGCGTACGGCTACAAGGCCAGGACGGACGCGCGGGGGGAGATCCTGTCTGTGGCACCCTGGTTTCGGGTCCCCTACCCCT GTCAGTGGGGTCTGCCCACGGTGACCTCGGCAGCCGTGCTGGGCATGTTCAGTGCCACGCTGGCGGGCATCATCGAGTCCATTGGGGACTACTACTCCTGCGCCCGGCTGGCAggagcccccgctccccccgtgCACGCCATTAACAG GGGCATTTTCACCGAAGGCATCTCCTGCATCATCGCGGGGCTGCTGGGAACCGGCAATGgctccacctcctccagccccaaCATTGGTGTCCTAGGCATCACAAAG gtggggagcaggagggtgaTACAATACGGGGCTGGCATCATGCTCGTGTTGGGGACCATTGGCAAGTTCACGGCGCTGTTCGCCTCCCTGCCCGACCCCATCCTTGGCGGGATGTTCTGCACCTTATTCG GCATGATCACGGCCGTCGGCCTCTCCAACCTGCAGTTCGTCGACATGAACTCCTCCCGCAACCTCTTCGTGCTGGGCTTTGCCATGTTTTTTGGGCTGGCGCTGCCAAACTACCTGGATTCCCACCCCAAGGCCATTAACACAG GTGTCCCCGAGCTGGACCAGATACTGACGGTGCTGCTAACAACGGAGATGTTTGTTGGGGGGACCATCGCCTTCATCCTGGACAACACCATCCCAG GGACGCAGGAGGAGCGAGGACTGGTGCAGTGGAAGGCGGGCGCGCACTCGGACAGCACAGTGAGAGCCAGCCTGAGGAGCTATGACTTCCCCTTCGGCATGAGCGCGGTGAGGAGGAGCCGGTGGCTGAAGCATGTGCCCATCTGCCCGGTGTTCACGGGGTTTAAGGCCCGGGCAAGGGGCAGTGGCGCGGTGACGGCGGCAGCTGCAGACGTACAAGATAATGCAGACGGGCTCTCCGTGTGCACAAAGGTCTGA